The sequence CTGAGTCACATCACCGAGCTCTGGGCCAGCCGGGATATCGTTTCGTCGCTGATAGGCCAGACCACCACACCGCAGGTCTTGATCCGGGTGGGCCTGGCTCCGGCGCAGGAGGACCCGCCGCCGCCGACACCTCGGCGACCGATCGAGGAGGTGCTCGAAATTGCCGACTAGCAGCTCACGGAACGTATTGTGAGAGCGATGTTGATTCTCGGCGCTAGTTCGGAGGGCTTCACATGGTGAAGGTCTTTCTGGTGGATGACCACGAGGTCGTCCGGCGGGGGCTGATCGATCTGCTCAACTCGGATCCCGAGCTCGAGGTCATCGGCGAGGCCGGATCCGTGGCCCAGGCGATGGCGCGCATACCGGCGTTGCAGCCCGACGTCGCCGTGCTGGATGTGCGGTTGCCCGACGGTAACGGCATCGAACTGTGCCGCGACCTGTTGTCGCGCCTGCCCAATCTGCGCTGTCTGATGTTGTCCTCGTTCACCTCCGATGAAGCCATGCTGGACGCCATCCTGGCCGGAGCGAGCGGCTATGTCGTCAAGGACATCAAAGGCATGGAACTGGCCAAGGCCGTCAAAGACGTCGGCGCCGGCCGTTCCCTGCTCGACAACCGCGCCGCCGCGGCGTTGATGGCCAAACTGCGCGGGTCGGCCCAACAGGCCGACCCGTTGTCCGAACTCACCGAACAGGAGCGGGTGCTGCTGAATCTGCTGGGTGAGGGGCTGACGAACAAGCAGATCGCGGCCCGGATGTTCCTGGCCGAAAAGACGGTCAAGAACTACGTATCTCGGCTGTTGGCCAAACTCGGCATGCAACGCCGCACCCAGGCCGCGGTGTTCGTGTCCAAGCTGAACCGGCCTTCCGGTACCGAGGAATAGCCGAAACGCCGTTCAGGACGGGCGCGCGACGATGACAGGTGTCCGCGCGGACTCGGCGACCGCCGTGCTGACCGAACCCAAAAGCATTGTGGCGAAACCACCGCGACCGCGGTTGCCCAGGACCGTCAGTTGAGCCTTCTCGGACTGCTCGAGCAGCTGCCGCGCGGGCCGGTCGGGCACTACGACGCGTCGCACCGTGACGTCGGGATACTGTTCCTGCCACCCGGCGAGCCTCGAGGCGAGGGCCTGCTCGGCTTCGGTTTGCAGGTCGGTCCATTCGACGCCGGGCAGCGCGTCCACCGCGAAGTCGCTCCAGGCGTGGACGGCGATGAGCTGCACGCCGCGGCGCGACGCCTCATCGAAGGCGATGGCCGTGGCCAGTTCGGAGCCCGGCGAACCGTCGATGCCGACGACCACCGGGGCCGTCGCGTGCTCGGCCGTGAGCGGAACCTCGTCGTGAATAACGGCGACGGGGCAGTCGGCATGACGGATGAGACCCGCGCTCACCGAGCCGAGCAGGCGCCGCTTCACGGCACCGAGTCCGCGGCATCCCACCACGATCATGTCGGCTTCTTTGGACAGCTCGATCAGGCTGGGCAGCGCGCCGGCGGTGACGATTTCGGTCTTC comes from Mycolicibacterium pulveris and encodes:
- the dosR gene encoding hypoxia response regulator transcription factor DosR/DevR, whose protein sequence is MVKVFLVDDHEVVRRGLIDLLNSDPELEVIGEAGSVAQAMARIPALQPDVAVLDVRLPDGNGIELCRDLLSRLPNLRCLMLSSFTSDEAMLDAILAGASGYVVKDIKGMELAKAVKDVGAGRSLLDNRAAAALMAKLRGSAQQADPLSELTEQERVLLNLLGEGLTNKQIAARMFLAEKTVKNYVSRLLAKLGMQRRTQAAVFVSKLNRPSGTEE
- a CDS encoding universal stress protein, translating into MAAPTRRCGVVVGVDGSSPSKLAVDWAVREAAMRKRPLTIVHVVQPPPVQLWPEMPVPAELLEQFEKDGQAILRAAEKIAQRAVDDSAVEVKTEIVTAGALPSLIELSKEADMIVVGCRGLGAVKRRLLGSVSAGLIRHADCPVAVIHDEVPLTAEHATAPVVVGIDGSPGSELATAIAFDEASRRGVQLIAVHAWSDFAVDALPGVEWTDLQTEAEQALASRLAGWQEQYPDVTVRRVVVPDRPARQLLEQSEKAQLTVLGNRGRGGFATMLLGSVSTAVAESARTPVIVARPS